In Horticoccus luteus, the following proteins share a genomic window:
- a CDS encoding cupin domain-containing protein encodes MPTLIPAPTIIPGAGEPPKRIEEFVGRVNSRTEALSIARMTSPAGWVEPGQTPAFDEFTVVLGGTLRVESRTGTLDVAAGQAVIAHRGEWVRYSTPAGAEYLAICLPAFSPASVHRDA; translated from the coding sequence ATGCCCACCCTGATTCCCGCTCCCACCATTATTCCCGGCGCCGGTGAACCACCGAAACGCATCGAAGAATTTGTCGGCCGCGTGAACTCGCGCACCGAAGCCCTCAGCATCGCACGCATGACGAGCCCCGCCGGTTGGGTCGAGCCCGGCCAGACGCCCGCGTTCGACGAGTTCACCGTCGTGCTGGGCGGCACGCTGCGTGTCGAATCTCGGACTGGCACGCTCGACGTCGCCGCCGGCCAGGCCGTCATCGCGCACCGCGGTGAATGGGTCCGCTACAGCACGCCCGCCGGCGCCGAATACCTCGCCATCTGCCTTCCCGCGTTCTCCCCCGCGAGCGTGCACCGCGACGCCTGA
- a CDS encoding DUF6941 family protein, producing the protein MHSKPQLLVWLTCDGVHIDRTTGKHTLIGAFSNIRAARYPAVHPFMVWFLTLTDVAAGEHQLRISIGRDPTELQPLIQRSFTSHSPLDHINIINEMVKLSFPVPGEYSILIEVDDEPLLAPRLNLVA; encoded by the coding sequence ATGCACTCCAAGCCGCAGCTCCTCGTCTGGCTCACCTGCGATGGCGTGCACATCGATCGCACCACCGGCAAACACACCCTCATTGGCGCCTTCTCCAATATCCGCGCCGCTCGTTATCCCGCCGTGCATCCCTTCATGGTCTGGTTTCTCACGCTCACCGATGTCGCCGCCGGCGAACACCAGTTGCGCATCTCCATCGGCCGCGATCCCACCGAACTTCAGCCGCTCATTCAACGCTCCTTCACCTCCCACAGCCCGCTCGATCACATCAACATCATCAATGAAATGGTGAAGCTGTCGTTCCCTGTGCCCGGCGAGTATTCCATCCTGATCGAGGTGGATGACGAACCACTTCTCGCCCCCCGCCTCAACCTCGTCGCCTGA
- a CDS encoding biotin--[acetyl-CoA-carboxylase] ligase — protein MPDTLSIHAIRALQKGRARECPLIILDEIDSTNSEATRLLAAGRPAPFAVFARRQIAGRGRFGRAWHSENQGNIYASFAFRPQIPPSHMSTFTLWMGLGVCELIHHFAGLSPGIKWPNDIVFDGRKAGGVLTEARIDADLIHELVFGLGLNVNTSPGDWPADLRRRATSLGEQARAPLDLNRFAAALIGRTLLDYRRFLDGDAPAAFAERWQRYDTLRGRAIAVLQGEQRFAGLAAGIDDEGSLLLRDARGRLRPFRAGEVTIEKES, from the coding sequence GTGCCCGACACGCTTTCGATTCACGCCATCCGCGCGCTGCAAAAAGGCCGCGCGCGCGAATGCCCGCTCATCATTCTCGATGAGATCGATAGCACCAACTCCGAGGCCACCCGCCTGCTCGCCGCCGGCCGCCCCGCGCCCTTCGCCGTTTTCGCCCGTCGCCAGATTGCCGGCCGCGGTCGCTTCGGCCGCGCGTGGCACAGTGAAAATCAAGGCAACATCTACGCCAGCTTCGCGTTTCGCCCGCAAATCCCGCCCTCCCACATGAGCACGTTCACGCTCTGGATGGGCCTCGGCGTCTGCGAACTCATCCACCATTTCGCCGGCCTCTCGCCGGGCATCAAGTGGCCCAACGATATCGTGTTCGACGGGCGCAAAGCCGGCGGCGTCCTCACTGAAGCGCGCATCGACGCCGATCTGATTCACGAGCTCGTCTTCGGCCTCGGCCTCAACGTCAACACCTCCCCCGGCGATTGGCCCGCCGATCTCCGCCGCCGCGCCACTTCGCTCGGCGAACAGGCCCGCGCCCCGCTCGACCTCAATCGCTTCGCCGCCGCCCTCATCGGTCGCACCCTGCTCGATTACCGCCGCTTCCTCGATGGCGATGCTCCCGCCGCCTTCGCCGAGCGCTGGCAGCGTTACGACACGTTGCGCGGCCGCGCGATTGCCGTGCTGCAAGGCGAGCAACGTTTCGCCGGCCTCGCCGCCGGCATCGATGACGAGGGCTCCCTTCTCCTCCGCGACGCCCGCGGCCGCTTGCGCCCGTTCCGCGCCGGCGAAGTCACCATCGAGAAAGAAAGTTGA
- a CDS encoding glutamate-5-semialdehyde dehydrogenase, translated as MSADLAALVTSLAQRARAASLALAVTPSSARNAALLDLAGRLTAATDALLAANRQDLAAARENGLAAAQIDRLTLTPARLAQLAASVREVAALPDPVGELLEETTRPNGLVLRKIRVPIGVIGIVYEARPNVTIDCAVLCLKSGNAAILRGGKECFHTNTALAALVSAALAATGLPADAVQLIPTTERAALTTLLKLDELVHCIIPRGGESLIRFVTANSTIPVIKHYKGVCFVYVDRAADAAMAEHIIVNAKTSRPGVCNAAEQLLIHRDVASTLLPRLARALVAAKNVQLRCDPASAAILATANLPHTAAVPADYTTEFLDYILAVRVVDSLDAAIATINRDSSAHSEAIVTDDETAARRFLAAVDSAAVLWNASTRFNDGFEFGLGAEIGISTDRLHARGPMGLRELCSYKWQVTGHGQVRS; from the coding sequence ATGTCCGCTGACCTTGCCGCTCTCGTCACGTCCCTCGCTCAACGCGCCCGCGCCGCGTCGCTCGCGCTCGCCGTGACGCCGTCGAGCGCGCGCAACGCCGCCCTCCTCGACCTCGCAGGCCGCCTCACCGCCGCCACCGACGCGCTTCTCGCCGCGAATCGTCAAGACCTCGCCGCCGCCCGCGAAAACGGCCTCGCCGCCGCGCAGATCGACCGCCTCACCCTCACGCCCGCGCGCCTCGCCCAGCTCGCCGCCAGTGTGCGCGAAGTCGCCGCATTGCCCGATCCCGTCGGCGAACTCCTCGAGGAAACCACCCGCCCCAACGGCCTCGTCCTCCGCAAAATTCGCGTGCCCATCGGCGTCATCGGCATCGTTTACGAAGCCCGCCCCAACGTCACCATCGACTGCGCCGTCCTCTGCCTGAAATCCGGCAACGCCGCGATCCTCCGCGGCGGCAAGGAGTGCTTCCACACCAACACCGCCCTCGCCGCGCTCGTGTCCGCCGCCCTCGCCGCCACCGGACTCCCCGCCGATGCCGTGCAACTTATCCCCACAACCGAGCGCGCCGCGCTCACCACGCTGCTCAAGCTCGACGAACTCGTGCACTGCATCATCCCCCGCGGCGGCGAAAGCCTGATTCGCTTCGTCACCGCGAACAGCACGATTCCCGTCATCAAACACTACAAGGGCGTCTGCTTCGTCTACGTCGACCGCGCCGCCGACGCGGCGATGGCGGAACACATCATCGTCAACGCGAAGACTTCGCGCCCCGGTGTCTGCAACGCTGCCGAGCAACTCCTCATCCACCGCGACGTCGCGTCCACCCTCCTGCCCCGCCTCGCCCGCGCCCTCGTTGCCGCGAAAAACGTCCAGCTCCGCTGCGATCCCGCCAGCGCCGCCATTCTCGCCACCGCCAACCTCCCCCACACCGCCGCCGTCCCCGCCGATTACACCACGGAGTTCCTCGACTACATTCTCGCCGTGCGCGTCGTCGATTCGCTCGACGCCGCCATCGCCACGATCAACCGCGACAGCTCCGCGCACAGCGAAGCCATCGTCACCGACGACGAAACCGCCGCCCGCCGTTTCCTCGCCGCCGTCGACAGCGCCGCCGTCCTCTGGAACGCCAGCACGCGCTTCAACGACGGCTTCGAATTCGGCCTCGGCGCCGAGATCGGCATCAGCACCGACCGCCTGCACGCCCGCGGTCCCATGGGCCTGCGCGAACTCTGCTCCTACAAGTGGCAGGTCACCGGCCACGGGCAGGTGCGCTCCTGA
- a CDS encoding ABC transporter ATP-binding protein, producing MSDPVPAIEVRHLVKSYAGATAVNDISFSVARGEILGFLGPNGAGKSTTMRILTGYLPATSGHVSICGIPAATQPDMVKRQIGYMPENNPLPEDMRVSEYLYFRGRLKELTRRKLSPRIDEVLELCDLKRVRHKIIGKLSKGFRQRVGIAEAILAEPPVIIMDEPTIGLDPHQILIVRDLIASLRGRMTVLISSHILPEIEMTCDRVLIINQGRVVAQGTPAELRREILGRSTYELEFAGDVAALPAVLTAVDPELHVVTTGEPDADGFRALRLTTSHDTELGEALLHALSARADFRLRSLSRAHPTLEDVFLAATRRSWDVRSEDLRKN from the coding sequence ATGTCCGATCCCGTTCCCGCCATCGAAGTCCGCCATCTCGTCAAGAGCTATGCCGGCGCGACCGCGGTCAACGACATCAGTTTCTCCGTCGCGCGCGGCGAAATCCTCGGCTTCCTCGGCCCCAACGGCGCCGGCAAATCCACCACGATGCGCATCCTCACCGGTTACCTGCCCGCCACCAGCGGTCACGTTTCCATCTGCGGCATTCCCGCCGCCACGCAGCCCGACATGGTCAAACGCCAGATCGGCTACATGCCGGAAAACAATCCGCTGCCCGAGGATATGCGCGTCTCCGAATACCTCTATTTTCGCGGCCGCCTCAAGGAGCTCACCCGCCGCAAACTCAGCCCGCGCATCGACGAGGTCCTGGAGCTCTGCGACCTGAAACGCGTTCGCCACAAAATCATCGGCAAACTCTCGAAGGGCTTCCGGCAACGCGTGGGCATCGCCGAAGCCATCCTCGCCGAACCGCCGGTCATCATCATGGACGAGCCCACCATCGGCCTCGATCCCCATCAAATCCTCATTGTCCGCGATCTCATTGCCAGCCTCCGCGGCCGCATGACCGTGTTGATCTCCTCGCATATTTTGCCGGAGATCGAAATGACCTGCGATCGCGTGCTCATCATCAATCAGGGCCGCGTCGTCGCGCAGGGCACGCCGGCCGAACTGCGCCGCGAGATCCTCGGCCGGTCCACGTATGAACTCGAGTTCGCCGGCGATGTCGCCGCGCTCCCCGCCGTGCTCACGGCCGTCGATCCGGAACTTCACGTGGTCACCACCGGCGAACCCGACGCCGACGGTTTTCGCGCGCTCCGCCTCACCACCTCCCACGACACCGAGCTCGGCGAAGCATTGTTGCACGCGCTCTCTGCCCGTGCGGATTTCCGCCTCCGTTCCTTAAGCCGTGCTCATCCCACGCTCGAAGACGTCTTCCTCGCGGCCACCCGCCGCAGTTGGGATGTCCGCAGCGAAGATCTCCGCAAGAATTAG
- a CDS encoding adenosine kinase gives MSHSTFDLVGVGNPIMDLLAHVPESFLTQHVPGDKGGMVLVDDADLAGLVRTLDGALAIAPGGSAANTILSAAQLGLRTSYVGKVGSDPTAAQYLEFVAAAGTDSSHVKRATLPHGRCLSLVTPDGQRTMRTHLGAAMTLSPAEISPADFQGARHAHIEGYLLFNPALAEQVITSARAAGCTISIDLASFEVVKAARDWIFAQLRLGVDIVFANEDEASALFDRTDDYANFARELAAFGGIAAVKLGKDGAWLAQRDTLHRVAPVTVSRVVDTTGAGDAWAAGFLYGHLRGASLAHAGAVASILGAECVQHLGAAIPHVRWPQVRGAALPHVSA, from the coding sequence ATGTCCCACTCCACCTTCGATCTCGTCGGCGTCGGCAATCCCATCATGGATCTGCTCGCGCACGTTCCCGAGTCCTTCCTTACGCAACACGTCCCCGGCGACAAAGGCGGCATGGTCCTCGTCGACGATGCCGACCTCGCCGGCCTCGTGCGCACGCTCGACGGCGCCCTCGCCATCGCCCCCGGCGGCTCGGCGGCCAACACCATCCTCTCCGCCGCGCAACTCGGCCTCCGCACCTCCTACGTCGGCAAAGTCGGCAGCGATCCCACCGCCGCCCAATACCTCGAATTCGTCGCCGCCGCCGGCACCGACAGCTCGCACGTCAAACGCGCCACGCTGCCCCACGGCCGCTGCCTCTCTCTCGTCACCCCCGATGGCCAGCGCACCATGCGCACCCACCTCGGCGCCGCGATGACGTTGAGCCCCGCCGAAATCAGCCCCGCCGATTTCCAGGGCGCTCGCCACGCCCACATCGAAGGCTACCTCCTCTTCAACCCCGCCCTCGCCGAGCAGGTCATCACCTCCGCCCGCGCCGCCGGTTGCACGATCAGCATCGACCTCGCGTCCTTCGAAGTCGTCAAAGCCGCCCGCGATTGGATCTTTGCGCAACTCCGCCTCGGCGTGGATATCGTCTTCGCCAACGAAGACGAAGCCTCCGCCTTGTTCGATCGCACCGACGACTATGCCAACTTCGCCCGCGAGCTCGCCGCATTCGGTGGCATCGCCGCCGTCAAGCTGGGCAAGGACGGCGCGTGGCTCGCGCAACGCGACACCCTTCACCGCGTCGCACCCGTGACCGTCTCCCGCGTCGTCGATACCACCGGCGCCGGCGATGCCTGGGCGGCTGGTTTCCTCTACGGCCACCTGCGCGGCGCCTCGCTCGCCCACGCGGGTGCGGTGGCCTCCATCCTCGGCGCCGAATGCGTCCAACATCTCGGCGCCGCGATTCCCCACGTCCGCTGGCCGCAGGTGCGCGGCGCCGCCCTCCCGCACGTCTCCGCGTAA